The Roseococcus microcysteis genome contains a region encoding:
- a CDS encoding ABC transporter ATP-binding protein, which produces MASVEIRNVRKAFGSTAVLHGVSVDIEDGEFVVLVGPSGCGKSTLLRMLAGLENITGGEIAIGGRVVNTVPPKDRDIAMVFQNYALYPHMTVYDNMAFSMKLAKVGRETMDAEVRKAAAILGLEQLLDRYPRQLSGGQRQRVAMGRAIVRDPQVFLFDEPLSNLDAKLRVQMRSEIRELHQRLKVTTVYVTHDQIEAMTMADKIVVMELGHIRQAGPPLELYDRPANLFVAGFIGSPAMNLLEGRIADGAFLTPDGTSWPLPPQQARPGPAVYGIRPEHFRLAGDGMPARVHLVEPMGSETMVMMRIGDTPVNGVFRERISARPGDTLPVLPQAAMAHLFDKDSGQRL; this is translated from the coding sequence ATGGCCAGCGTCGAAATCCGCAATGTGCGAAAGGCCTTCGGCAGCACCGCGGTGCTGCACGGCGTCTCCGTGGACATCGAGGATGGGGAATTCGTGGTGCTGGTCGGGCCCTCGGGCTGCGGCAAGTCCACGCTGCTGCGCATGCTGGCCGGGCTTGAGAACATCACGGGCGGCGAGATCGCGATCGGCGGGCGGGTGGTGAACACCGTGCCACCCAAGGACCGCGACATCGCGATGGTGTTCCAGAACTACGCGCTCTATCCGCACATGACCGTCTACGACAACATGGCCTTCTCGATGAAGCTGGCCAAGGTCGGGCGCGAGACCATGGATGCCGAGGTCCGCAAGGCCGCCGCCATCCTGGGATTGGAGCAATTGCTCGACCGCTATCCTCGCCAGCTCTCGGGCGGGCAGCGGCAGCGCGTGGCCATGGGGCGCGCCATCGTGCGCGACCCGCAGGTGTTCCTGTTCGATGAGCCGTTGTCGAACCTCGATGCCAAGCTGCGCGTGCAGATGCGCTCCGAAATCCGGGAGCTGCACCAGCGGCTGAAGGTGACGACGGTCTATGTCACGCATGACCAGATCGAGGCCATGACCATGGCCGACAAGATCGTGGTGATGGAACTCGGCCATATCCGCCAGGCGGGGCCGCCGCTGGAACTCTATGACCGGCCGGCCAACCTCTTCGTGGCGGGCTTCATCGGCAGCCCCGCGATGAATTTGCTGGAAGGGCGCATCGCGGATGGCGCCTTCCTCACCCCCGACGGCACCAGCTGGCCGCTGCCGCCGCAGCAAGCCCGTCCCGGCCCCGCCGTCTATGGCATCCGGCCCGAGCATTTCCGCCTGGCCGGCGATGGCATGCCCGCGCGCGTCCACCTGGTGGAGCCGATGGGCAGCGAGACCATGGTCATGATGCGCATCGGCGACACGCCCGTGAACGGCGTGTTCCGCGAACGCATCTCGGCCAGGCCCGGCGACACGCTGCCCGTGCTGCCCCAGGCCGCCATGGCGCATCTGTTCGACAAGGACAGCGGGCAACGTCTCTGA
- a CDS encoding transporter substrate-binding domain-containing protein, giving the protein MTAEILAQLAPTGVLRAGINMSNFLLVTGRGPNGEPDGVSPGMARAIADRLGVPVHYVPYPRPGELADAAGTGAWDIGLIGAEPQRAEKISFTAAYAEIEATYMVPPGSPITALDQVDRAGVRIAVAARAAYDLWLERNIQHATLVRAEGLDGAMDLYLREGLDVLAGLRPRLLTDVEKQPGARILEGKFTAVQQAIGTARANEAAARFLAEFVEEAKRSGLVASLIAKHQVRGLSVAPAA; this is encoded by the coding sequence ATGACAGCAGAGATTCTCGCCCAGCTCGCCCCCACCGGCGTGCTGCGCGCCGGCATCAACATGAGCAACTTCCTGCTCGTCACCGGCCGCGGCCCGAACGGCGAGCCGGATGGTGTCTCGCCCGGCATGGCGCGCGCCATCGCCGATCGCCTGGGCGTGCCGGTGCATTACGTGCCCTATCCCCGCCCCGGCGAACTGGCCGATGCGGCGGGGACCGGCGCCTGGGATATCGGCCTGATCGGCGCCGAGCCGCAGCGCGCGGAAAAGATCAGCTTCACCGCCGCCTATGCCGAGATCGAGGCCACCTACATGGTCCCGCCCGGCTCGCCCATCACGGCGCTGGACCAGGTGGACCGTGCGGGCGTGCGCATCGCCGTCGCCGCGCGGGCCGCCTATGACCTCTGGCTGGAGCGCAACATCCAGCACGCCACGCTGGTGCGCGCGGAAGGCCTGGATGGCGCAATGGACCTCTATCTGCGCGAAGGGCTCGACGTGCTGGCCGGCCTGCGCCCGCGCCTGCTGACCGATGTGGAAAAGCAGCCCGGCGCGCGCATCCTGGAGGGCAAATTCACCGCCGTGCAGCAGGCCATCGGCACCGCGCGCGCGAACGAGGCGGCGGCGCGCTTCCTCGCGGAATTCGTGGAGGAAGCGAAGCGTTCGGGCCTGGTGGCCAGCCTCATCGCGAAGCACCAGGTGCGCGGGTTGTCGGTGGCGCCCGCCGCATAG
- a CDS encoding thiamine pyrophosphate-binding protein codes for MTHDTPYTVADMVAEFLARIGVTTAFGIVSVHNIPMLDAIGRRNAIRYVMCRGEMGGAHMADAYARVTGHLGVLFTSTGPGMANSIGGLVEARFAGSPVLHITGQTLTKFLDRDTGSVHDVPGQTAILEAAGKAAYRVRHANQAFGTLWRAAMEAMTPPRGPVSVEIPIDIQRATIARPAALDTLELPVPPPLPPSEAALDELADRLASAKRPMIWLGNGAREAGAGAMALIELGFGCVNSWNGRGIVPEDHPMTLGAMHGNGSPRVQEFYGTVDAMVVLGSRLRGHETQDGSQKLPANLIHVDVDPAADGRTYPNTLFVQGDAELVAQGLARRLKGRMQTDPAFPADLAETKRRAVEEFLATLGPYHGFCEQLRAVMPRDALWVRDITMSNTTWGNRVFPIYGPRDAVHPVGAAIGPGLPLGIGAAMGAQGRKTVAMVGDGGFAMNMSELWTAVQERARLCTIVMNDRGYGVIRVIQDAVVDGRRFGDDLLGPDLGQLAAVAGLPHFKVSRAEDFGAVVAQALEVDGPTLVEVDMVAIGPFPPYAPYTTMGKHAERARR; via the coding sequence ATGACCCACGACACCCCCTACACCGTCGCCGACATGGTGGCCGAATTCCTGGCGCGCATCGGCGTCACCACCGCCTTCGGCATCGTCTCCGTCCACAACATCCCGATGCTGGACGCCATCGGCCGGCGCAACGCCATCCGCTACGTGATGTGCCGCGGCGAGATGGGCGGCGCGCACATGGCCGATGCCTATGCGCGCGTGACGGGCCATCTGGGCGTGCTCTTCACCAGCACCGGGCCTGGCATGGCCAACAGCATCGGCGGGCTGGTGGAGGCGCGGTTTGCGGGCTCCCCCGTGCTGCACATCACAGGCCAGACGCTCACGAAATTCCTCGACCGCGACACGGGCAGTGTGCACGACGTGCCGGGGCAGACCGCCATCCTGGAAGCGGCGGGCAAGGCCGCGTATCGCGTGCGCCACGCGAACCAGGCCTTCGGCACGCTGTGGCGCGCGGCGATGGAGGCGATGACGCCGCCGCGCGGCCCCGTCTCGGTGGAAATCCCCATTGATATCCAGCGCGCCACCATCGCGCGGCCGGCGGCGCTGGACACGCTGGAACTGCCCGTGCCGCCGCCGCTGCCGCCCAGCGAGGCCGCGCTGGATGAGCTGGCGGACCGGCTCGCCTCCGCGAAGCGCCCCATGATCTGGCTCGGCAACGGCGCGCGCGAGGCGGGGGCGGGGGCCATGGCGCTGATCGAACTCGGCTTCGGCTGCGTGAATTCCTGGAATGGCCGCGGCATCGTGCCGGAGGACCACCCGATGACGCTGGGCGCCATGCACGGCAATGGCTCGCCCCGGGTGCAGGAATTCTATGGCACGGTGGATGCGATGGTCGTGCTCGGCTCGCGGTTGCGCGGGCATGAGACGCAGGATGGTTCGCAGAAGCTGCCCGCCAACCTCATCCATGTGGATGTGGACCCGGCCGCCGATGGCCGCACCTATCCCAACACCCTCTTCGTGCAGGGCGATGCGGAGTTGGTGGCGCAGGGCCTGGCGCGCCGCCTGAAGGGCCGCATGCAGACGGACCCGGCCTTCCCCGCCGACCTCGCGGAGACGAAGCGCCGCGCGGTGGAGGAATTCCTCGCCACCCTCGGCCCCTATCACGGCTTCTGCGAACAGCTGCGCGCCGTGATGCCGCGCGACGCGCTCTGGGTGCGCGACATCACCATGAGCAACACCACATGGGGCAACCGCGTCTTTCCCATCTATGGGCCGCGTGACGCGGTGCACCCGGTGGGGGCCGCCATCGGCCCCGGCCTGCCGCTGGGCATCGGCGCGGCCATGGGCGCGCAAGGCCGCAAGACGGTCGCCATGGTGGGCGATGGCGGCTTCGCCATGAACATGAGCGAGCTCTGGACCGCCGTGCAGGAGCGCGCGCGCCTCTGCACCATCGTGATGAACGATCGCGGCTATGGCGTGATCCGCGTGATCCAGGATGCGGTGGTGGATGGCCGCCGCTTCGGCGACGATCTGCTGGGGCCGGACCTCGGGCAACTCGCCGCCGTGGCCGGGCTGCCGCACTTCAAGGTCTCGCGCGCCGAGGATTTCGGTGCCGTGGTGGCGCAGGCGCTGGAGGTGGACGGGCCCACGCTGGTGGAGGTGGACATGGTGGCCATCGGGCCCTTCCCGCCCTATGCGCCCTACACCACCATGGGCAAGCACGCCGAACGCGCGCGTCGCTGA
- a CDS encoding amidase: MSHDLIRLSATQAVAALARGEVSPLELVEAAASRIAEVEPAVNALPTLCLDRARDHAKRLMRGEGREREGQAGWLGGLPVSIKDLTDVAGVRTTYGSPIFKDHVPERSHPVVERIEALGGIVIGKSNTPEFGAGGSTFNEVFGRTRNPWNTSLTCGGSTGGGAVSLATGEVWLAQGTDHGGSTRRPGTYCSVAGLRPSPGRITRGTVNNTFSPMSVQGPMARNIPDLALFLDTMAGWCAHDPLTYDAPALPYAAAVASAEQNRPRRIAFTTDFNGKLPVDREVREICTKAMKHFEAMGCVVEEFAPDLGELDEAFLVLRSQVFVVDRELQMQSHRDQLKPDIIWNTQRGLDATPSRLAWADRERAAFFRRMVAMFGKYDVFITPGAPTPAFDVMLRNPETIAGVKLENYMAGSMLNAAITMTGCPAVAVPCGFDQYGRPVGLQVVAPHRREDVALQAAALFEAAAGLDRMLPIDPRPGSVPPASMA; encoded by the coding sequence ATGTCGCATGATCTGATCCGTCTTTCCGCCACCCAGGCCGTCGCGGCGCTCGCGCGCGGCGAGGTCTCGCCCCTCGAACTCGTGGAAGCGGCGGCGTCGCGCATCGCGGAGGTCGAGCCCGCGGTGAATGCCCTGCCCACGCTCTGCCTCGACCGCGCGCGCGACCACGCGAAGCGGCTGATGCGCGGCGAGGGGCGGGAACGCGAGGGCCAGGCGGGGTGGCTGGGCGGCCTGCCCGTCTCCATCAAGGATTTGACCGATGTGGCGGGCGTTCGCACCACCTATGGCTCGCCCATCTTCAAGGACCATGTGCCGGAGCGTTCGCACCCGGTGGTGGAACGCATCGAGGCGCTGGGCGGCATCGTCATCGGCAAGTCCAACACGCCGGAATTCGGCGCGGGCGGCTCCACCTTCAACGAGGTGTTCGGGCGCACGCGCAATCCGTGGAACACTTCGCTCACCTGCGGGGGCAGCACGGGGGGTGGCGCCGTCTCGCTCGCCACCGGCGAGGTGTGGCTCGCGCAGGGCACGGACCATGGCGGCAGCACGCGGCGGCCTGGCACCTATTGTTCCGTGGCGGGGCTGCGGCCTTCGCCCGGGCGCATCACGCGGGGGACGGTGAACAACACCTTCTCGCCCATGTCGGTGCAGGGCCCGATGGCGCGGAACATCCCGGACCTGGCGCTGTTCCTCGACACCATGGCGGGCTGGTGCGCCCATGACCCGCTGACCTATGACGCGCCCGCCCTGCCCTATGCCGCCGCCGTGGCCTCGGCCGAGCAGAACCGCCCCCGCCGCATCGCCTTCACCACCGACTTCAACGGCAAGCTGCCGGTGGACCGCGAGGTGCGCGAGATCTGCACGAAGGCGATGAAGCATTTCGAGGCGATGGGCTGCGTGGTCGAGGAATTCGCGCCCGACCTGGGCGAACTGGACGAAGCCTTCCTGGTTCTCCGCAGCCAGGTCTTCGTCGTGGACCGCGAATTGCAGATGCAGTCCCACCGCGACCAGCTGAAGCCCGACATCATCTGGAACACCCAGCGCGGGCTGGACGCGACGCCGAGCCGCCTGGCCTGGGCGGACCGTGAGCGCGCTGCCTTCTTCCGCCGCATGGTGGCGATGTTCGGCAAGTATGACGTGTTCATCACGCCGGGCGCGCCCACGCCCGCCTTCGACGTGATGCTGCGCAACCCCGAGACCATCGCGGGCGTGAAGCTGGAGAACTACATGGCGGGCTCCATGCTGAATGCCGCCATCACCATGACGGGCTGCCCCGCCGTGGCCGTGCCCTGCGGCTTCGACCAGTATGGAAGGCCGGTGGGTTTGCAGGTGGTGGCCCCGCACCGGCGCGAGGATGTGGCCTTGCAGGCGGCGGCGCTGTTCGAGGCGGCGGCGGGGCTGGACCGGATGCTGCCCATTGACCCGCGCCCGGGCAGCGTGCCCCCGGCCTCCATGGCATGA
- a CDS encoding Bug family tripartite tricarboxylate transporter substrate binding protein — translation MFSRRMLFASAPALAAPALLPGTASAQNFPTRPIMMVNPYPPGGATEFGARLIAQRMEQELGQSVVIDARAGAGTAIGNSFVAGQRPDGYTLLMGTTSLAVLPALQPTSVPRDPRTAFAPIGPATISPFVLHVHPDFPARTVQEVIDYAKANPGRVSWGSSGIGAINHMTLELFRARTGIDVVHVPYRGGAPALVDIAANRIQCMFAAAQEASSSIQAGRTRGIAVTSTERMASLPDLPPIAETVPGFNSVFWQGVFAPAGISQEIAARLERAVRNAAENAEVKERLASAGIANWPGDAALLRDTLAQDTETWGNIIRTQNITVG, via the coding sequence ATGTTCTCACGTCGCATGCTTTTCGCGTCGGCGCCGGCGCTCGCCGCACCCGCGCTGCTGCCCGGCACCGCCAGCGCGCAGAACTTCCCCACGCGCCCCATCATGATGGTGAACCCCTATCCGCCCGGCGGCGCCACGGAATTCGGCGCGCGCCTCATCGCGCAGCGGATGGAGCAGGAACTCGGCCAGAGCGTCGTGATCGACGCCCGCGCGGGTGCGGGCACGGCCATCGGCAACTCCTTCGTGGCCGGGCAGCGTCCCGATGGCTACACGCTGTTGATGGGGACCACCTCGCTCGCCGTGCTGCCAGCCTTGCAGCCCACCTCCGTCCCGCGGGACCCGCGCACGGCCTTCGCCCCCATCGGGCCGGCCACCATCTCGCCCTTCGTGCTGCATGTGCATCCGGACTTCCCGGCGCGCACGGTGCAGGAGGTGATTGACTACGCGAAGGCCAATCCGGGCCGGGTGAGCTGGGGCAGCTCCGGCATCGGTGCCATCAACCACATGACGCTGGAGCTCTTCCGCGCGCGCACGGGCATTGACGTGGTGCACGTGCCCTATCGCGGCGGCGCGCCCGCGCTGGTGGACATCGCGGCGAACCGCATCCAGTGCATGTTCGCGGCGGCGCAGGAAGCCTCCAGCTCGATCCAGGCAGGGCGCACGCGCGGCATCGCGGTCACGTCCACCGAGCGCATGGCCTCGCTGCCCGACCTGCCGCCCATCGCGGAGACGGTGCCGGGCTTCAACTCCGTGTTCTGGCAGGGCGTGTTCGCGCCCGCCGGCATTTCGCAGGAGATCGCCGCCCGGCTGGAGCGCGCGGTCCGCAACGCCGCCGAGAATGCCGAGGTGAAGGAGCGGCTGGCCAGCGCCGGCATCGCCAACTGGCCTGGCGATGCGGCCCTGCTGCGCGACACGCTGGCACAGGACACGGAGACCTGGGGCAACATCATCCGCACCCAGAACATCACGGTGGGCTAG